The Tardiphaga alba genome includes a window with the following:
- a CDS encoding DEAD/DEAH box helicase: MTEIIWGAAKKPVASQALAEHIERAFKGEGVLYIGYPVLSVPEGTNSIDALWVSPEHGVVIFDLVEGLEVVGYDERQDELANSLETRLRAHKSLMRGRDLLAVPVVVTFAPRNNSNAIDDSHALVNDQNLVEVLNEINWTRPDLYTAVHSVLQSISSIRRGRRRRNLTNEQSRGAQLKILEDSIANLDSRQSKAVIETVEGVQRIRGLAGSGKTIILALKAAYLHAQHPDWKIAVTFNTRSLKAQFQRLIGTFVVEQTGELPNENLQIINAWGAPGNASRTGVYYQFCKANGIEFLDFSAAKDKFSSSKAFEGVVDLALALGGSKDPEPLFDVILVDEAQDFHPNFLKLCYLALGKSKRLVYAYDELQSLTESNLPPPEELFGLGADGVTPNVVFRPPEPGQPSQDVILEKCYRNSRPVLATAHALGFGIYRDPDPKTGTGLIQMFDQAHLWEEVGYRVMRGELRDGHEVTLGRPPSTSPAFLERPNDVDRLVEFLVFDSAKDQATWLVDQIERNIKIDELNFDDIIVINPDPITTAKSVGLPRKLLFEKGFQSHLAGVDTSSDVFFKADEQSIAFTGIFRAKGNEAGMVYVMNAHDCYRSWGSLGRVRNQIFTAITRSKAWVKVCGVGEDMRRLKEEFERVESHNYELNFVYPTEETRKHLRVLNRDLTAEEKKRIKGAVTSVSSLADDIAAGRVLLEDLPKKELDRLRKLLTSGSANGVT; the protein is encoded by the coding sequence ATGACAGAGATCATTTGGGGAGCAGCGAAAAAGCCAGTCGCAAGTCAGGCTTTAGCGGAGCACATCGAGCGGGCGTTCAAAGGAGAAGGCGTCCTCTACATAGGATATCCCGTCCTCTCTGTGCCTGAGGGTACAAATTCCATCGACGCCCTGTGGGTGAGTCCAGAACATGGGGTGGTAATCTTCGATCTTGTGGAGGGACTTGAGGTCGTTGGCTACGACGAACGACAAGACGAATTGGCGAATAGTCTTGAGACAAGGCTCAGGGCGCACAAGTCGTTAATGAGAGGAAGAGATCTTCTTGCGGTTCCCGTCGTTGTGACTTTCGCGCCGCGAAATAATTCCAACGCAATTGATGATAGTCACGCTCTCGTTAATGATCAAAATCTCGTTGAAGTGCTCAACGAGATCAACTGGACTCGCCCGGACCTATACACGGCAGTTCACTCAGTCCTTCAATCAATATCGAGCATCCGACGTGGGAGAAGGCGGCGCAATCTCACAAACGAGCAATCTCGCGGCGCTCAATTAAAAATACTCGAAGATTCGATTGCGAACCTGGACTCGCGCCAGAGCAAAGCGGTCATCGAAACAGTCGAGGGCGTACAACGTATCCGCGGGTTGGCGGGGTCGGGCAAAACGATCATTCTCGCTCTTAAGGCTGCCTACCTACATGCTCAGCATCCAGACTGGAAAATCGCTGTTACATTCAACACGCGGTCTTTGAAAGCGCAATTCCAACGGCTGATTGGCACTTTTGTCGTTGAACAAACAGGTGAACTACCCAACGAAAATCTTCAAATAATTAATGCTTGGGGTGCTCCCGGAAACGCCAGTCGAACTGGCGTTTACTATCAGTTTTGTAAGGCGAATGGCATCGAGTTTCTTGATTTTTCAGCCGCAAAAGACAAGTTTTCAAGTTCAAAAGCCTTTGAGGGCGTCGTAGATTTGGCGCTGGCGCTTGGCGGATCGAAGGACCCAGAGCCGCTCTTTGACGTAATTCTCGTTGATGAAGCTCAAGACTTTCACCCAAACTTCCTGAAGCTTTGCTATCTCGCTCTCGGAAAGTCGAAGCGACTTGTCTACGCTTACGACGAACTGCAGTCCCTGACCGAAAGCAACCTACCTCCGCCCGAGGAGCTTTTTGGTCTGGGTGCTGATGGCGTCACGCCAAATGTAGTCTTTAGGCCGCCGGAGCCGGGGCAGCCTAGCCAAGACGTAATTCTTGAAAAGTGCTATCGCAATTCTCGCCCAGTTCTAGCGACAGCGCATGCACTAGGTTTCGGCATATACCGAGATCCAGACCCGAAGACCGGGACGGGTCTAATTCAAATGTTCGATCAAGCTCATCTTTGGGAAGAAGTTGGGTACCGCGTTATGCGCGGAGAGCTTCGAGACGGTCATGAGGTAACACTTGGGCGTCCCCCTTCAACGAGCCCAGCTTTTCTAGAGCGTCCGAACGATGTGGATCGGTTGGTAGAATTTCTTGTATTCGATAGCGCTAAAGATCAGGCGACTTGGCTAGTGGACCAGATCGAGCGCAATATCAAAATAGACGAACTGAATTTTGATGACATCATCGTCATAAATCCTGACCCTATCACCACCGCTAAAAGTGTCGGTCTGCCTCGGAAACTCCTGTTTGAAAAAGGATTTCAATCGCACTTGGCTGGCGTGGACACATCCTCTGACGTCTTTTTCAAAGCTGATGAGCAGTCGATTGCCTTCACCGGCATCTTTAGGGCGAAAGGTAACGAAGCGGGAATGGTGTATGTGATGAATGCTCACGACTGCTACAGGTCTTGGGGCAGTCTGGGGCGCGTAAGGAATCAAATCTTCACTGCGATAACACGCAGCAAAGCTTGGGTGAAGGTTTGCGGAGTGGGAGAAGACATGCGGAGACTTAAGGAAGAGTTCGAGCGTGTTGAATCGCACAATTACGAACTGAATTTTGTCTATCCCACTGAGGAGACTCGAAAGCACTTAAGGGTTCTCAATCGAGACCTAACGGCGGAAGAAAAAAAGAGAATCAAGGGCGCTGTTACGAGCGTATCGAGTTTGGCCGATGACATCGCCGCCGGCCGCGTGTTGCTTGAAGATCTACCTAAGAAAGAGTTGGACAGGCTGCGCAAACTCCTGACGAGCGGGTCGGCGAATGGCGTTACCTGA
- a CDS encoding porin gives MTKIKSLILGSAAGLIAIGGAQAADLPVKAKAVEYVKVCSLYGAGFYYIPGTDTCIKIGGAIRIDTSFNSAGYEVAYLQGGAGGAQAWNQDYINSRSRVNMTTDTRTATEYGVVRTYANIQFDFFQGRENIAGGFLEMDYAFIQFAGFTFGKAVSNFDPQWALSKPIISSGTYAGSNNATGIPQLAYTASFGNGVSATIAVENPTPYRNAGLVNADTQLIGPFGAATSAYGTTGNSFLGNAYGGTHIPDVVGNLRLDQAWGTLHFAAAMHANTPGFYGPGTTATNTNANGHPDERYGFAVNGAIEFKNLPTGAGDTLKLEATYAKGAAKYVFGGTIDTAGAGRYARADANTIGFGYVLDGVYGAGGQVEQSEAWQVSAYFEHYWNPAWRTSVFGNYSHISYGDAGNQLLLGNFTRTGGTSTSPLLGATLVGSTGNFDLGIAQVGTRTAWTPVRNLTLSAMVSYTRLEQNLGGSYLGTVASRPTPVGGFAVTNQNVFDGTVQILRSF, from the coding sequence ATGACGAAGATTAAGAGCCTCATTCTCGGCTCCGCAGCCGGTTTGATTGCCATCGGCGGCGCACAGGCAGCTGACCTTCCGGTCAAGGCCAAGGCCGTTGAGTATGTGAAGGTCTGCTCGCTCTACGGCGCAGGCTTCTACTACATCCCGGGCACCGACACTTGCATCAAGATCGGCGGCGCGATCCGTATCGACACGTCGTTCAACTCGGCCGGCTACGAAGTTGCCTACCTGCAGGGTGGCGCTGGTGGTGCACAGGCCTGGAACCAGGACTACATCAACTCCCGTTCGCGCGTGAACATGACCACGGATACGCGCACCGCAACCGAATATGGCGTCGTTCGTACCTACGCGAACATCCAGTTCGACTTCTTCCAGGGCCGTGAAAACATCGCTGGCGGCTTCCTGGAAATGGACTACGCCTTCATCCAGTTCGCCGGCTTCACCTTCGGTAAGGCTGTCTCGAACTTCGATCCGCAGTGGGCGCTCTCGAAGCCGATCATCTCGTCGGGCACCTATGCAGGTTCGAACAACGCGACCGGTATTCCGCAGCTCGCCTACACCGCTTCGTTCGGTAATGGCGTCTCGGCAACCATCGCAGTCGAAAATCCGACCCCGTATCGCAATGCTGGCCTCGTTAATGCCGATACCCAGCTGATCGGTCCGTTCGGTGCTGCGACGTCTGCCTACGGCACGACCGGCAACAGCTTTTTGGGCAACGCCTACGGCGGCACGCACATCCCTGACGTCGTCGGCAATCTTCGCCTCGACCAGGCATGGGGCACCCTGCACTTTGCAGCCGCGATGCATGCCAATACGCCAGGCTTCTACGGCCCCGGCACAACTGCCACCAACACCAACGCCAACGGTCATCCGGATGAACGTTATGGCTTCGCTGTGAACGGTGCTATCGAGTTCAAGAACCTGCCCACCGGCGCAGGCGACACCTTGAAGCTCGAAGCAACCTACGCCAAGGGCGCTGCCAAGTACGTCTTCGGCGGTACCATCGACACGGCTGGCGCTGGTCGATACGCCCGCGCGGACGCCAACACCATCGGCTTCGGCTACGTCCTCGACGGCGTTTACGGTGCAGGCGGTCAGGTCGAGCAGAGCGAAGCTTGGCAGGTCAGTGCTTACTTCGAGCACTACTGGAATCCGGCTTGGCGTACGTCGGTGTTCGGCAACTACAGCCACATCTCGTACGGTGACGCGGGTAACCAGCTTCTCCTCGGTAATTTCACCCGCACGGGTGGCACGAGCACCAGCCCGCTCCTCGGCGCAACTCTCGTCGGTTCGACCGGAAACTTCGACTTGGGTATTGCTCAGGTCGGTACCCGTACCGCTTGGACCCCGGTTCGTAACCTGACCCTGTCGGCCATGGTCAGCTACACGCGTCTGGAGCAGAACCTGGGCGGCTCTTACCTCGGCACCGTCGCCAGCCGTCCGACCCCAGTTGGAGGCTTCGCCGTCACCAACCAGAACGTGTTCGACGGAACCGTGCAGATCCTGCGCTCGTTCTAA
- a CDS encoding DUF2290 domain-containing protein, whose product MALPEAIAREIKILTADLIEVGLSVDQNFPSLRDFAGGIRDLGFGPSEGLSQTLRNVAYATAYETLKEGRAYNVRLIDGGLMQFLYRFRNDELVTHRLAFFPSPDLLEFQNNPEVYELDEMYGDVLHRNVVTTPLRFDFDRDAFVEVHHPMAHLTIGQYRNCRIPVSGPLSPFMFVNFILKAFYNTAYRLYSGEIREHAYDYVPTITAAETRFVHMQIGAPA is encoded by the coding sequence ATGGCGTTACCTGAGGCAATAGCGCGTGAGATCAAGATTCTCACGGCCGACTTAATAGAAGTTGGCCTTAGCGTTGACCAAAACTTCCCTTCATTGCGAGATTTCGCCGGTGGCATTCGAGACTTAGGATTCGGCCCCTCAGAGGGGCTTTCTCAAACGCTACGAAATGTTGCCTACGCGACCGCTTATGAGACTCTGAAAGAGGGAAGAGCATATAACGTGCGGCTTATCGATGGCGGCCTGATGCAATTTCTCTACCGTTTCAGGAACGACGAACTCGTGACCCATCGGCTCGCATTCTTTCCCTCCCCTGATCTGCTCGAATTTCAGAACAACCCGGAAGTCTACGAACTCGACGAAATGTATGGGGACGTGCTTCATCGGAATGTGGTGACAACGCCCTTGAGATTCGACTTTGATCGAGATGCTTTTGTCGAGGTCCACCATCCCATGGCGCATTTGACTATCGGTCAGTACCGCAATTGCAGGATCCCTGTAAGCGGACCGTTGAGCCCCTTTATGTTCGTCAATTTCATCCTCAAAGCGTTCTACAATACGGCTTACCGCCTTTACTCAGGGGAAATTCGCGAACACGCTTATGATTATGTACCAACTATTACTGCCGCCGAGACAAGATTTGTTCATATGCAAATTGGTGCGCCGGCCTGA
- a CDS encoding recombinase family protein codes for MARIGYARVSTLDQDLDIQLARLRAEGCGIVRSEKVSGGSRQGRHELATVIEFLRDGDELVVTRLDRLGRDTRDVLNLVHEVEQRGAFVTVLDPHITTRGEMGHVMLTVLGMVAQMERRFIKERQREGIERAKASGIYKGGKRRLDRERIIKLRDAGKGPAAIAREVGCSRMHVYRVFREGG; via the coding sequence ATGGCCCGCATCGGCTACGCTCGTGTAAGTACGCTCGACCAAGATCTCGACATACAGCTTGCCCGGCTTAGGGCCGAGGGTTGTGGTATCGTTCGTTCGGAAAAGGTTTCTGGCGGCTCACGCCAAGGCCGGCACGAATTGGCGACCGTCATCGAATTTTTAAGAGACGGCGACGAACTTGTCGTCACCCGTTTGGATCGGCTCGGCAGGGACACGCGCGACGTGCTTAACCTCGTGCATGAGGTGGAGCAGCGCGGGGCCTTTGTGACGGTGCTCGATCCTCACATCACGACGCGCGGTGAGATGGGGCACGTCATGCTCACCGTTCTCGGCATGGTTGCCCAGATGGAGCGGCGTTTCATCAAGGAGCGGCAGCGCGAAGGCATCGAGCGGGCGAAGGCCAGTGGCATATATAAAGGTGGAAAGCGTCGGCTGGATCGCGAACGCATCATAAAACTGCGTGACGCCGGCAAAGGGCCAGCCGCTATTGCGAGAGAAGTAGGTTGCTCGCGAATGCACGTCTATCGGGTCTTTCGGGAGGGCGGTTAA
- a CDS encoding MarR family winged helix-turn-helix transcriptional regulator, which yields MSSADPSQVVIRSLENIGKLLFETQSVWAQALGVSVPQWLILVAIQELDEGNGVSVADVARRVRVDPSFVTAQTKLLEKAGYVVRKQSAEDGRVVLMFLADRTATALSAIDARRKAFNTFIFSDFTSKDIQALATAFVLLEKRFTKAPHLLALDN from the coding sequence ATGTCCTCAGCAGACCCATCACAGGTCGTGATCAGATCGCTTGAGAACATCGGCAAATTACTGTTCGAAACCCAGTCTGTTTGGGCTCAAGCGCTTGGCGTGTCAGTACCGCAGTGGCTCATCCTCGTGGCCATTCAAGAGCTCGACGAGGGCAATGGAGTGTCTGTTGCCGACGTGGCAAGGCGGGTTCGAGTGGACCCATCTTTCGTCACTGCGCAAACGAAACTGCTCGAAAAAGCAGGCTATGTTGTTCGGAAACAGTCAGCAGAAGATGGTCGCGTCGTCCTTATGTTCCTTGCAGATCGCACGGCGACAGCACTCTCCGCCATCGATGCACGACGAAAAGCGTTTAATACTTTCATATTTTCCGATTTTACCTCGAAAGATATTCAGGCCCTAGCCACAGCGTTTGTGCTTCTCGAAAAGCGGTTCACAAAGGCACCTCATCTCCTGGCACTCGACAATTGA
- a CDS encoding lysozyme inhibitor LprI family protein, producing the protein MTKASSASFAVIRFAEHYSPVVAFFLTRHVDWRSRVKFKLAAVILVASLPFASMASAKSTVSSDVAKIDACLKKSEETGGFGGACVGLVADPCIKAALGVSDDVAAWRSCAAFELAIWTRKMDEALKMVQNGGFPDKIKAVKDAQATFAASRDRFCAVFDTVEPGMYRGDANYCRMRETANRALSLIKLGAAVNEH; encoded by the coding sequence ATGACCAAAGCTTCATCTGCCTCCTTCGCGGTCATCCGCTTCGCCGAGCACTATTCGCCTGTGGTGGCATTTTTTCTTACTCGACACGTCGATTGGAGATCTCGAGTGAAGTTCAAACTCGCCGCTGTGATACTCGTCGCAAGCCTCCCGTTCGCATCGATGGCGTCCGCAAAAAGCACGGTTTCGTCCGACGTCGCCAAGATTGATGCATGCCTTAAAAAATCGGAAGAGACCGGCGGTTTCGGTGGCGCGTGCGTCGGGCTCGTTGCCGACCCTTGCATAAAAGCGGCGCTGGGAGTGAGCGACGACGTCGCCGCTTGGAGATCCTGTGCGGCGTTTGAACTCGCCATTTGGACCCGGAAAATGGATGAGGCGCTAAAGATGGTTCAGAACGGCGGGTTTCCCGATAAAATAAAGGCGGTCAAGGACGCGCAAGCGACGTTCGCCGCATCGCGTGATCGCTTCTGCGCAGTGTTCGACACAGTCGAACCCGGCATGTACCGGGGTGACGCAAACTACTGCCGTATGCGGGAGACCGCCAACCGTGCGCTGAGCTTGATCAAACTCGGCGCTGCGGTGAACGAGCACTGA
- a CDS encoding ROK family protein gives MADEVVTTPIGIGVHGAKRLPSVDVDTFNIEIKDGDGFLGDRASKRAFQKIVEDLRKPLKKNGEDPLGKKPVKEIGKSELDEILTSDDVKAAALVHGAIEEFAQEFAYVIQRFFKNKVWEDTECIVVGGGFRQSRVGELAIARTDIILKSEGLKVDLIPIQYHPDEAGLIGCLHLAPSWIFEGYDSILAVDIGGSNIRCGVVETNWKKSKDLSKAEVWKSDLWKHADDEPTREGAVKRLIKMLQDLIKAAEKGGFKLAPFIGISCPGVINEDGTIEKGAQNLPGNWESSKFNLPALIAEGIPTIGDHDTAVLMHNDGVAQGLSEVPFMQDFDRWGVLTIGTGLGNARFTNRKREGKKDKDEKDDKKAKKAKD, from the coding sequence ATGGCTGACGAAGTAGTAACGACACCCATCGGCATCGGCGTTCACGGTGCCAAGCGTCTGCCATCGGTGGACGTGGATACATTCAATATCGAGATCAAGGATGGCGACGGCTTTCTGGGCGATCGTGCCAGCAAGCGCGCATTCCAGAAAATCGTCGAGGATCTGCGCAAGCCCCTGAAGAAGAATGGCGAAGATCCGCTCGGCAAGAAGCCGGTCAAGGAGATCGGCAAGAGCGAGCTCGACGAGATCCTGACCAGCGACGACGTCAAGGCGGCGGCGCTGGTGCATGGCGCCATCGAAGAGTTTGCGCAGGAATTCGCCTATGTGATCCAGCGCTTTTTCAAGAACAAGGTGTGGGAAGACACCGAATGCATCGTGGTCGGCGGCGGTTTCCGCCAGAGCCGCGTCGGTGAACTCGCCATTGCGCGCACCGACATCATCCTGAAATCCGAAGGCCTCAAGGTCGATCTGATCCCGATCCAGTACCACCCCGATGAGGCCGGCTTGATCGGATGCCTGCATCTGGCGCCGTCATGGATTTTTGAGGGATATGACAGCATTCTCGCCGTCGATATCGGCGGCTCCAATATCCGCTGCGGCGTGGTGGAGACCAATTGGAAGAAATCGAAGGATCTCTCCAAGGCCGAAGTGTGGAAGTCGGATCTCTGGAAACACGCCGATGACGAGCCGACTCGCGAAGGCGCAGTGAAGCGCCTGATCAAGATGCTGCAGGATCTGATCAAGGCTGCCGAGAAGGGAGGCTTCAAGCTGGCTCCCTTTATCGGCATCTCGTGCCCGGGCGTCATCAACGAAGACGGCACCATCGAGAAGGGGGCGCAGAACCTGCCGGGCAACTGGGAGAGCAGCAAGTTCAACCTCCCGGCGCTGATCGCCGAAGGCATCCCCACGATCGGCGATCACGACACCGCGGTGCTGATGCATAATGATGGCGTGGCACAGGGTCTGAGCGAAGTTCCGTTCATGCAGGATTTCGACCGCTGGGGCGTCCTCACCATCGGCACCGGCCTCGGCAATGCCCGCTTCACCAACCGCAAGCGCGAGGGGAAGAAGGACAAGGACGAGAAGGACGACAAGAAGGCGAAGAAGGCCAAGGACTGA